AAGCCCTCAAATTCCTCAAGAGATCCATCTATGACCGGATTGCCCACGCACAACAGGGCAGGCTTAAGTCACATCTTGATGCCGCCAGTCCGGTATAAGGGTTTATCCAGCATAAAAAGTAATTGGAAAGGTGAGCTGACGCTCAGCTTTCCCGTAGATAATTTTTGGCCGGAAGCGGCCTTTCAGATCATTGCGGAAGATATCAGTTCTTTCTTGCCGAACACCCGTTCATCCGGGTACGGCTCTTATGCTGTCTTCTTTCTTCTAACAAAGTAGAATGCTGTCGCCGCTTTGACTACGACTGCTGCAATTAATCCCCATACCAGCCCCCGGTTAGTGCTGGTAGGCGGGGCTTCGGGTGACGGCGCCAGAGTGGGCGCAGGTGTGGGTGCTGGCGTTGGCGTGGGTGTGGTTGAAAAGGCTGGTGTTAGCGCGGGCGTGGGAGCGGGAGCAGGTGTAGGTTCAGGCGCGAGCGCGGATGTGGGAGCGGGCGTGGGTGTAGTTACCGGGGATGGGCTTGGCGGTGCGGGTGTGGGCGCGTTTACCTGAGCCGGTGCGGGGACAGCCTCTACCGGCTTCACCCCTATAACTGCAAAGTTCGTAAAATGCGTCACCTTGGCTGAGACAGTGCCGGTGGCAGTGTCTACCATGGTTTCCAGTGGTTGCCACTGCTGGTCGTCCCAGAAGGCGATATATAACTGGCCCGTTTCGTCCCCTTCCGGAAAGGCTTCAACCTCGATTCTGACTGCCAGCGTGGCGAATGGCTCAAAAATGGTACCGTCAGGACCGAGGTCCAAAGCGACTATGATTACACTGTCTGACGGTGGCGCCGGCAATGAAGCTATGTCACTGAGAGAAAGAGTGGACACCGGCTTGCCGCCGGAGTCTGTCATCTTGTTCCCTTTGTCCACAGTCAAAGTTATCCTTCCATCTGCGCCAGTTAAATGAGCGTTTTGCTGGACAACACCGGATTCCCTCGTTATTTCTATTGGAAATGGAGAGGTTAGTCCGTCCAGAGCTACAGAGATTGCCGGGACAAAGGCACTACCACCACCGCCACCACCACCACTTCCACTGCCTCCTGCCCTACCTCCACCGCCACTGGAGCCTCCCCCGCCTGCTGGAGCAGGTTCTGTAATAACCGGTGCAGCGGGCACAATGGGCGGCGTGGCATCCGGTATAGAGGCTGTGGTAAAGGTAAGATTATCGGTGACGGCGGCATTGCCGGCCGCATCTCTGGAAGTGAGGCGGTAATGATAGGTGGTCGCCGGCTCAAGCTCCGTCAGGGTAAGGCTATGGTCGCTTACCAGAGCTGATTCGGACAGGTTTGAGCCATAGCTAACCGACAGCCCGTAGTCGATAAGGGAGTCGGATGCTTCATCCGTCTGCCAGGAAATTACGGCTGATGTAACGTCGGGAACCGCCGAGATGCCGGTGATCCCTGGCGGCGTGATATCAGGTTGAGTGCTATCGGTGACGAATGGAGTGACCCCGGAAGCATAATAGTACAGAACCTTCCCGTTTCCCGACCCGTTATTGGATGTGTCGGCGTCTTGGGGGCCGTACATAAACTTGTACCCGTATCCGGAGTTGTCGCGAGCAATATTGTTCCGTAACACGTTGTTCTGGCCGTAATGGTAGTTGTCACCGTACTCAGGGCTATAAGTGATGTCACCGCCGGTACGGAACCCGGCCCCGGCGCCGTTATAGGAAAGGTTATTGTAGAAATAGTTGGAGTCGCCGCGAACGTTGATGCCGCCGGAGTTGGTGTCACGAGCCTCATGGACTATATTGCCGACCACGGTGTTGAACGAGGAATCTTCCTTGATGTCAATGCCCTCGTCTACATCCCATATTTCGTTGCCGGAGATGATGTTATTGATGCAGACGTCGGGTTGACCCAGATAACGTGACCGCTGTTCCGGAGCAGTACCGATGTAGATGCCTTCAGCGTTGCCGTAGATCCCGGTAGTCCAGATTTTATTGTTCCGTATGATATTGTCGTTGGACAGGAAGTGTAGCTTCATGCCTTCATTACCGGTGTGGTGGATTGAGTTGTTCTCGAAAATCACACCGGTGGCATATTCGATTCTCACACCGACCTTGGCGTTGGTGAATTCGATGCCTCTTACTGTGTAGTAAGAATGGCCGATCGTGAGCAGGACCATGTTTCCACCCCCGCCATCCAGTATCGGGTGACTGCCATCGACTGGCTCAATAATGATCTGTGCTGCAGGTGTCCCGGCGCTGATTGTCTTAAGGGTCTCATTGTATGTCCCATCGGCCAGTTTGATCGTATCACCGGGTTGTACAATCTGGAGAGCCTCCTGGATAGTACGAAACGGGCTTGCGATTGTGCCCGGATTCGAGTCGCTGCCCGTGACCGGATGGACATAAAAAACGTTTGGCGCCGCTAGTGCCGTCTGTGGGGCGGGATTTAGCAAAAAAGCACCAAAGGTTAAAAGGGTGGACAGGGTGAAAAGAAAGGTAAACTTATGCGACCTGAAAAGCGATAGAGACAAGTAAAAACCTCCTGTTCTTCCGCTAACCGGCGGAAGAATCGTAGATATGATATTTAAGAGCATTTAAAAAATAATATTAGCTTTATAATACTTCGCTGCGCTTTATTTGTCTGCGACTTTTGTCGTCCGGCAATATCCTCATAAAACAAGTTCTGTATTTCTCCGTGGAGAATTGCCGGCATCTTCGTAAAATGGGTCAAACCGGGTAACCTGGTATCGTGACATTGAACGAGAGTTTAATTCATGTAAAGAAAGAGGAGATGAAGGGAGACCCGAGTTGAACCGGGAATAACTATTATTATACCGGCTGATACTCGCCGGCGTCTACCGCGATGCTTATCGTGCCCGCAAGTTTTCCCTGAGCATCGAGGAGCGGCGCTGCCCAGCCATAGAAAGTTTTGCCCAGTTTCTTATTCTCAATTTCAAAGCTGGAGGACGCTCCCGCCAGGGCGCGTTGGTGTGCCGCCAGAAATTCTGTCCCGAGGTCGTTCTTTTCCAGGTATTCAGCGAGAGGCATACCTGCCCCTTCACCCGGCTTGAGTCCTAACATTTCCGGCGCCGTACCCGCTGACAGCGTCAAAGTTAGTTTGCTGTCGGTGACCCAGACTATACCGGGCACCTGCTCCAGCAGTAATCGCAGCCTGAACTCATCAGTCATGTCACGCATAACACTGACGATGAACTGCCCGTGAAGTGTCTTAATCAGGTTGTGCCGCACCTGGACCGGCATCAATGATCTGTCTTTACGTACATGGATTGTCTCCAATTCCATCTGACCCATTCTCAGCACTTCTTTAAAGCGCCCGGGAATGAGCAGAGCCTCCTCGGTTCTCAGTAATTGACTGAGGTTCATACTGAGAAACTCGTCGCGGCTGTAGCCGTAAGTTTTTATGGCTGCCTCGTTCGCGTAGGCAAAATATCCCTCCGGATTGATGAGAAATATCGCCTCCCTGGCATTGTCCAGGATGGTCGCCCTGAGCACCAGCCCTGCTTCTGCCTTTCTGTGTTCCTCCATTTGCCGCGTTAATTTTTCATTGACTTCGGCGAACTCTGCGGTACGCTCTGCCACCGTTTGCTCAAGACGCTGCCTGTATCTTTTTAGCTCCTCCTCAAGTTTTTTACGTTCAGTGATGTCCTCATATAGTATCAAAATGCCTTCTGGAACAGGCTCAGCCCGGACTTCAAACCAGATCCGATTTCCCTCCGGGAAAGTGAATTCAGTCTGATAATGGTCTGGAACGCGGTCTTTCATACATTTCTGGAGGTGGGAAAACGTGTCCTGTTTTTCTATACCCGGAAAAACCTCCATCATAGTGTGACCTAGTCTTGCTTTCTTCGTCCGGTGGCCGATCCTGACAGCCGCTTTGTTGACGTAGAGATAGCGCCAGTGGAAGTCAATGATGACACAACCTTCCAGCATGGCATCAAGAGTTGTCCGAAACCGTTTTTCGCTTTCCGCCAGCCCGAGTTCTGCCTGCTTGCGCTCCGTAATGTCAACAGCAATGCCCCGTACACCCAGGGTTATACCATGCCGCGCAATTGATGCGCTGTGCACCAGAGCCGGGAAAGTGGTGCCGTCTTTTTTTAGTAATGCGTATTCATCCGTTCCGATGTCTCCTTCCCGGAGAACCCTGGAAAATCTTTGTCTGGCAACACTTCGATACTTGGAAGTGACATAGTCAAAAATACTAATCCCTTTCTTCATGTCTTCCGGATTGATATTAAAGGAGTCCAGGGCTTTCCGGTTGGCATAAGTGAGCGTGCCCTGAACGTCAGTCTCAAAGATAACTTCGGGAAACAAATCAGCCAGTTCCCGGTACTTTTGTTCACTTTCCTGGAGGTCAATTTCCAGTCCTTTGCGTTTGGTCGCATCCCGGACTATGCTGAGCACAAAGAGTTCCTTGTCAATCTCAAGTGGTCCCAGGTCAATATCCGCGGGAAACTCGGTACCATCCTTCCTCCGACCCCATAGTTCCAGTCCTATTCCCATGACGCGGATACGCGGTTGCTCCATATACGTCTTCAGGGCAGCGGCATGTTTTTCTCTTACCTGTTCCGGCACCAGGATACCGTGATCTTTGCCGATCAACTCCTGCCGGGTATAGCCGAATAGACTCTCTGCCTGAATGTTCAGGCGCGTAATATATCCCCTCCGGTCAACAACAATCAGGGCTTCTGGAGAGGACTCAAATAGATTTTCAAACATCGCCCTGGCTTCAAGTATCGTTTCTTTTTGCTGGCTTCCCAGAGCCTCCAGCTCATTAATCCGTTGCTGGCACTCTATCAATTCACGTATAATTTGTTCCTTTTCCGTGTTCTGGCTACCCATATTCTCCCTCCTCATACCTCAACTTGACCTGCTCTCATGCCGCTGCGGTTATTGTCAGCTATTACCGGTCCCCTTAAATCCGTCGTGTCCGGAATTGGGTGGTTGGGATGGAAGACAGTACATCTTTTCAGTGTAGTCTTTCATCATACGGCAGGCGCTGAAAAGAGGGATGATTGATTTAATCGCTTCTTTGGAGAGCTCTATCCAGCGGTGCGGCACACCCTGCCGGTCACGCTCATAGTATAGGGGGATAATCTTGTTTTCCAGCAAGTGATATAAAGCTTCAGCGTCAGACCCGTCCTCCTCGGAGGGACCGCCTCCCTTAAATCCCTCTATCGCCCAGCCGTTAGTCCCGTTATAGCCCTCAGCCCACCACCCATCACGCACACTGAGGTTGATTACCCCGTTCATGGAAGCTTTGATGCCACTGGTTCCGCAAGCCTCCTGGAGCCGCCGGGGGTTGTTTAACCAGATATCACCCCCCCGCACCAGGTCACGGGCAAGTTGCATATCATAGTCTTCTACAAAGGCAATCCTGCCCTGAAAGCCACGGTCCATCGCTACATGATAGACCCCTTTGAGTAGCTCCTTGGAGGCGATATCCGCCGGGTGAGACTTACCGGCGAAAATTATCTGCACCGGCCGCAACGGGTCAGTGATTATTTTCTTGAGACGGTCGATATCATGCAGTATCAGATGGGGACGCTTATATTCCGCAAACCGGC
Above is a genomic segment from Dehalococcoidales bacterium containing:
- a CDS encoding DUF1565 domain-containing protein is translated as MSLSLFRSHKFTFLFTLSTLLTFGAFLLNPAPQTALAAPNVFYVHPVTGSDSNPGTIASPFRTIQEALQIVQPGDTIKLADGTYNETLKTISAGTPAAQIIIEPVDGSHPILDGGGGNMVLLTIGHSYYTVRGIEFTNAKVGVRIEYATGVIFENNSIHHTGNEGMKLHFLSNDNIIRNNKIWTTGIYGNAEGIYIGTAPEQRSRYLGQPDVCINNIISGNEIWDVDEGIDIKEDSSFNTVVGNIVHEARDTNSGGINVRGDSNYFYNNLSYNGAGAGFRTGGDITYSPEYGDNYHYGQNNVLRNNIARDNSGYGYKFMYGPQDADTSNNGSGNGKVLYYYASGVTPFVTDSTQPDITPPGITGISAVPDVTSAVISWQTDEASDSLIDYGLSVSYGSNLSESALVSDHSLTLTELEPATTYHYRLTSRDAAGNAAVTDNLTFTTASIPDATPPIVPAAPVITEPAPAGGGGSSGGGGRAGGSGSGGGGGGGSAFVPAISVALDGLTSPFPIEITRESGVVQQNAHLTGADGRITLTVDKGNKMTDSGGKPVSTLSLSDIASLPAPPSDSVIIVALDLGPDGTIFEPFATLAVRIEVEAFPEGDETGQLYIAFWDDQQWQPLETMVDTATGTVSAKVTHFTNFAVIGVKPVEAVPAPAQVNAPTPAPPSPSPVTTPTPAPTSALAPEPTPAPAPTPALTPAFSTTPTPTPAPTPAPTLAPSPEAPPTSTNRGLVWGLIAAVVVKAATAFYFVRRKKTA
- a CDS encoding PAS domain S-box protein, whose protein sequence is MGSQNTEKEQIIRELIECQQRINELEALGSQQKETILEARAMFENLFESSPEALIVVDRRGYITRLNIQAESLFGYTRQELIGKDHGILVPEQVREKHAAALKTYMEQPRIRVMGIGLELWGRRKDGTEFPADIDLGPLEIDKELFVLSIVRDATKRKGLEIDLQESEQKYRELADLFPEVIFETDVQGTLTYANRKALDSFNINPEDMKKGISIFDYVTSKYRSVARQRFSRVLREGDIGTDEYALLKKDGTTFPALVHSASIARHGITLGVRGIAVDITERKQAELGLAESEKRFRTTLDAMLEGCVIIDFHWRYLYVNKAAVRIGHRTKKARLGHTMMEVFPGIEKQDTFSHLQKCMKDRVPDHYQTEFTFPEGNRIWFEVRAEPVPEGILILYEDITERKKLEEELKRYRQRLEQTVAERTAEFAEVNEKLTRQMEEHRKAEAGLVLRATILDNAREAIFLINPEGYFAYANEAAIKTYGYSRDEFLSMNLSQLLRTEEALLIPGRFKEVLRMGQMELETIHVRKDRSLMPVQVRHNLIKTLHGQFIVSVMRDMTDEFRLRLLLEQVPGIVWVTDSKLTLTLSAGTAPEMLGLKPGEGAGMPLAEYLEKNDLGTEFLAAHQRALAGASSSFEIENKKLGKTFYGWAAPLLDAQGKLAGTISIAVDAGEYQPV